Within Dysosmobacter sp. Marseille-Q4140, the genomic segment ATCACCGTCCCGCTGCTCCTGCGCACGCTTTGCCATCTTCTCCAGCTGCAGATGGCCGTTGAGCTTCTTCACGCGAGCCACACTCTCCGCGTGTTTTTTCCGGAGATACTCCTCGTCCAAATGGACGCAGTCCGCGAGAACGCTCACTCCCTGATCCAGTTCTACCGCTTGCTTGAAGAGCAGGGACGACATCCGCTTCTCCAGTTGATCCAATCTGCCGTCCAGATAGGACTGCACCGAGGACGGTAGGAACATACCGGCATTGTTTGCGCTGAGATAGTCCAGATAGAAGTTGATGGCGTTCTCGATAAATCCGGTGAGACTGCGGCTGCCGTCTTCCGTATAACGCCGCTCCAGCCGCGCTTTCATCTCCGGCGTCAGGTAGAGGGCAAATTTTTCTTTTTGGCTCATAAAGGCCTCCTTTCTTCGGGTTGACCCCTGGTTTTTTCTTGTGGGCGTAAGCGCTGCAGGATAACGACCGCAGAATTTCTTTTCTCTGCTATTTTTGACCCCATTTTCGAGGCCGCGGAAACTCCCGTAACTGCCCGCACTGCGGGCAGATGTGCCTCGTGAATGCTGGGGTTGTGACCCCAGGTCTTTATCCAGCTTTTTCTTTCGTCCTCCGCAGAGCCTCAAAAGTGGCCCAAATTCGTCTGAAATCCCCGGGAGGGGCTGGGACCCTGCCGGGTCCCGAACCGCTCCACACAGGGCCTCACAGGGGCACATGAGCTTATCCTTGTTATCCTTCGTCTTGTTGATACACTTCCCCACCATCTCCTGCGGTGGAGCTCCTGCCTGCACGATGCCCCGCAGTGGGAAGCGCAGGCAACGGCAGGATGTAGTAGTGGTTGTTACCCTGGAGCCACTTACCATTCCTTGCACACCGTGAAGTCTTGACCTTGCGGATGAATCCACGATCCACCAACTGCTTGACTGCATCCCGCGCAGCGTTTTCCGAGCAGTTACAGTGCAGTGCGATGGTCTTGATGCTGGGCCAGCATAGATCTTTCTGCCCGGCGCAGCAAACCAGGTAGCTGTATACTGCCAGTGGGATTGGCTTCAGATCATAGCAGAAGATGGCATTGCTCATTTGATAAAATCGTTCACTAAGAATCGGCATAGAGTACCTCCGTGTTCTTTTCAAAATTCAGAGAACAAAAATCTTGCGTTCCGGAAGTCTCTCTGTTAGACTGTTTGCAGATGGAGTCTGCGTTTTTCGGAACGCGGCGCGCCGCCGGACTGTTGCAGCAGTTTCGGCGGCTTTCCTTTTTGATCAGGAAATCCACTTTGTTTTTGCGCTGTGCGTGAATGCATATCACCACCGTTCTTAAAAATTCTGTTGTCCAGCAACTTGTGTTTAACCACTCATCGACATTCCTCCTTTCTTTCTCCCTAGAAAACAAAAAGCCATCCAGATCGTCCTTGCCTTTACGATCACGGATGGCGCCCTTCCCCTTAACATGCCATTATTCACTTGTGGTACTGTACTGGCCCGCGTGAAGGGCTACCGGGCTTTTGATTTCCAGTATTTGTATTATATAATTTGCAGAAATCTGTGTCAATTGCTGACCCCTGGGTCATCTGTGAACCTTCTGTAAAACTTTCGCTCTGCTACGCACGAATCATCAGAATACTACGAATCCAACTACGATTATGAGCTCTTTGAGCTTCGTCCAACCGTTTGCAGTCAACAGGGTAATTGAGGATCTTCTCTCTACGCCTTCTCACACTTTAACTGGAAAAATCAACTAGTCTATGCTATGCTTAATATAATTAGCAAATTATCTCCAGGAGGAACAAAAGCCATGACAGACGTACAGCAGCGAGCGGCGGCAAAAGAGTTTATCAAATACTGGACAAGCCGTGGTGACGAAAAGCAGGAGACCCAGCGTTTCTAGATTGATCTGCTTCGGAATGTCTATGGCGTAGCAGAGCCGGAAAAAGCCATCGAGTTTGAATATCCGGTAAAACTGGATCATGTCAGCTTTATTGACGGATACATCCAGAAGACACGCGT encodes:
- a CDS encoding helix-turn-helix domain-containing protein — encoded protein: MPILSERFYQMSNAIFCYDLKPIPLAVYSYLVCCAGQKDLCWPSIKTIALHCNCSENAARDAVKQLVDRGFIRKVKTSRCARNGKWLQGNNHYYILPLPALPTAGHRAGRSSTAGDGGEVYQQDEG